A genomic window from Pygocentrus nattereri isolate fPygNat1 chromosome 22, fPygNat1.pri, whole genome shotgun sequence includes:
- the LOC108414886 gene encoding intelectin-like isoform X2, which translates to MPSVLCFGFLLICLSTSLFPCDSRSAGIMYILQDGEAPEPPTDTKQKPDRGYVARSCKELRDKHKINEDGLYFLTTENGVVYQAYCDMTTAGGGWTLVASVHENNMFGKCTVGDRWSSQQGSDPNIPNGDGNWANTATFGSAEGATSDDYKNPGYYDIVAQDVSVWHVPNNAVVQQWTAASILRYHTENRILSLHGGNLFNLFKKFPVTYGAGVCRTNNGPTAPVVYDFGNEASTKNFYGPNPRGEFEAGFIAFRVFNHEKAAMAICSGVRPTGCNTEHYCIGGGGHFPEAAPRQCGDFPGFDWDGYGTNAGWSASREITEAAVLLFYR; encoded by the exons ATGCCATCTGTGCTGTGCTTTGGGTTTCTGTTGATATGTCTGTCAACAAGTCTGTTCCCCTGTGACTCCAGATCAG CTGGTATAATGTACATACTTCAGGATGGAGAAGCTCCGGAACCACCTACTGACACCAAGCAGAAACCTGACCGTGGCTACGTGGCTCGAAGCTGCAAAGAACTCAGAGACAAACATAAAATCAATGAAG atggactgtaCTTTCTGACAACGGAGAATggggtggtctaccaggcctaCTGTGATATGACCACTGCTGGAGGTGGCTGGACGCTGGTGGCCAGTGTGCACGAGAACAACATGTTTGGGAAATGCACTGTAGGTGACCGCTGGTCTAGCCAGCAAGGTAGTGACCCCAACATACCTAATGGAGATGGAAACTGGGCTAACACGGCCACATTTGGATCTGCAGAAGGTGCTACCAGTGACGACTACAAG AACCCTGGATACTACGACATTGTGGCTCAGGATGTGTCTGTGTGGCATGTTCCTAACAACGCTGTGGTACAACAGTGGACTGCTGCTTCTATCTTACGCTACCACACTGAAAACCGTATTCTTAGCCTCCATGGAGGGAATCTTTTCAACTTATTCAAG aAATTTCCAGTGACATATGGAGCAGGAGTTTGCCGTACTAATAACGGACCTACCGCCCCAGTGGTGTACGACTTTGGCAATGAAGCTTCTACCAAGAACTTTTATGGACCAAACCCAAGAG GAGAGTTTGAGGCTGGCTTCATCGCTTTCAGAGTGTTTAACCATGAGAAGGCAGCCATGGCAATCTGTTCTGGAGTCAGACCAACCGGCTGCAACACAGAACAC TACTGTATTGGTGGAGGAGGTCATTTCCCAGAAGCTGCACCCAGACAGTGTGGAGATTTCCCTGGTTTTGACTGGGATGGATACGGGACAAATGCAGGCTGGAGTGCGTCCCGAGAGATTACTGAAGCTGCGGTGCTTCTTTTCTATCGCTGA
- the LOC108414886 gene encoding intelectin-like isoform X3, with amino-acid sequence MPSVLCFGFLLICLSTSLFPCDSRSTGIMYILQDGEAPEPPTDTKQKPDRGYVARSCKELRDKHKINEDGLYFLTTENGVVYQAYCDMTTAGGGWTLVASVHENNMFGKCTVGDRWSSQQGSDPNIPNGDGNWANTATFGSAEGATSDDYKNPGYYDIVAQDVSVWHVPNNAVVQQWTAASILRYHTENRILSLHGGNLFNLFKKFPVTYGAGVCRTNNGPTAPVVYDFGNEASTKNFYGPNPRGEFEAGFIAFRVFNHEKAAMAICSGVRPTGCNTEHYCIGGGGHFPEAAPRQCGDFPGFDWDGYGTNAGWSASREITEAAVLLFYR; translated from the exons CTGGTATAATGTACATACTTCAGGATGGAGAAGCTCCGGAACCACCTACTGACACCAAGCAGAAACCTGACCGTGGCTACGTGGCTCGAAGCTGCAAAGAACTCAGAGACAAACATAAAATCAATGAAG atggactgtaCTTTCTGACAACGGAGAATggggtggtctaccaggcctaCTGTGATATGACCACTGCTGGAGGTGGCTGGACGCTGGTGGCCAGTGTGCACGAGAACAACATGTTTGGGAAATGCACTGTAGGTGACCGCTGGTCTAGCCAGCAAGGTAGTGACCCCAACATACCTAATGGAGATGGAAACTGGGCTAACACGGCCACATTTGGATCTGCAGAAGGTGCTACCAGTGACGACTACAAG AACCCTGGATACTACGACATTGTGGCTCAGGATGTGTCTGTGTGGCATGTTCCTAACAACGCTGTGGTACAACAGTGGACTGCTGCTTCTATCTTACGCTACCACACTGAAAACCGTATTCTTAGCCTCCATGGAGGGAATCTTTTCAACTTATTCAAG aAATTTCCAGTGACATATGGAGCAGGAGTTTGCCGTACTAATAACGGACCTACCGCCCCAGTGGTGTACGACTTTGGCAATGAAGCTTCTACCAAGAACTTTTATGGACCAAACCCAAGAG GAGAGTTTGAGGCTGGCTTCATCGCTTTCAGAGTGTTTAACCATGAGAAGGCAGCCATGGCAATCTGTTCTGGAGTCAGACCAACCGGCTGCAACACAGAACAC TACTGTATTGGTGGAGGAGGTCATTTCCCAGAAGCTGCACCCAGACAGTGTGGAGATTTCCCTGGTTTTGACTGGGATGGATACGGGACAAATGCAGGCTGGAGTGCGTCCCGAGAGATTACTGAAGCTGCGGTGCTTCTTTTCTATCGCTGA